The Sphingobium yanoikuyae genome contains a region encoding:
- the traU gene encoding conjugal transfer pilus assembly protein TraU, whose translation MTRGLRSLLGAVSLLLTLVLFAAPAQAAGPTCNGKFVNPITDVCWSCLFPLSVGGLKIWPSGRPDTSNPASPVCACADPLPRIGIAVGFWEPARLADVTMKPWCFPNLGGIRIAPGFDIGQGYLAGPSMVGGRSQSTAKWHVHWYVYPLLYWMEILTDFVCFEQASFDIAYMTEIDPLWQDDALTTLINPEAIIFANPIAQAACAGDCIAGTVNLPLDPLFWCAGCQGSMYPLNGNVPASIGHVQSSRLAVSRFAYKMHREALAWGTMGSKGLCKKYLMPIMRKQQYRFQMVNPIPTVSGRFACSAIGASTMPPDAGRAYPAGGEDMGYLVWRKRNCCVL comes from the coding sequence ATGACGCGCGGTCTTCGATCCCTGCTCGGCGCTGTGTCGCTTCTCCTGACGCTGGTGCTTTTTGCGGCGCCAGCGCAAGCGGCCGGACCGACCTGCAACGGCAAGTTCGTCAATCCGATCACCGACGTCTGCTGGTCGTGCCTCTTTCCCCTGTCGGTGGGCGGCCTCAAGATCTGGCCGAGCGGCCGGCCCGATACCAGCAATCCCGCCTCGCCGGTCTGCGCCTGCGCGGATCCGTTGCCGCGCATTGGCATTGCCGTCGGTTTCTGGGAGCCGGCTCGCCTGGCCGATGTGACGATGAAGCCGTGGTGCTTCCCCAACCTGGGCGGTATTCGCATCGCCCCCGGGTTCGATATCGGACAGGGCTATCTCGCCGGTCCCTCGATGGTCGGCGGGCGGTCGCAAAGCACGGCCAAGTGGCATGTGCACTGGTATGTGTATCCGCTGCTCTATTGGATGGAGATCCTCACCGACTTCGTCTGCTTCGAGCAGGCGAGCTTCGACATCGCCTATATGACCGAGATCGATCCGCTCTGGCAGGACGATGCCCTCACCACGCTGATCAACCCCGAAGCGATCATCTTCGCCAATCCGATTGCTCAGGCCGCCTGCGCGGGTGACTGCATTGCCGGAACGGTGAACCTACCGCTCGATCCGCTCTTCTGGTGCGCGGGCTGCCAGGGTTCGATGTACCCGCTCAACGGCAATGTCCCGGCCTCGATCGGCCATGTGCAGTCGTCGCGGCTGGCGGTCTCCCGCTTCGCCTACAAGATGCACCGCGAGGCGCTGGCCTGGGGGACGATGGGCTCGAAGGGCCTGTGCAAGAAGTACCTCATGCCGATCATGCGCAAGCAGCAATATCGCTTCCAGATGGTCAATCCGATCCCGACCGTGAGCGGGAGGTTCGCCTGCTCCGCAATCGGGGCTTCCACGATGCCGCCCGATGCGGGTCGCGCCTATCCCGCCGGCGGCGAGGACATGGGCTACCTCGTCTGGCGCAAGCGCAACTGTTGTGTCCTGTAG
- the traW gene encoding type-F conjugative transfer system protein TraW, with protein MRRTILLAATTACLGGTTLLLAGSASEARDYGTAGQAFPIIEPDLLATIEARLRRAEASGELARTNALFAKRVEAKVRRPDPVAGISPAQETRSWDFDPSVRIDHDVRDQKGNMIAKAGQKVNPLDFVGIHQDLVFVDGDNAEQLAWACGKYSDMKAKIIFVKGSPIEAMSQRKRRFYFDQEGKLTGRFGIEHTPAVVSQAGRVMRVTEHALKGRAG; from the coding sequence ATGAGGCGCACCATCCTGCTGGCGGCGACGACCGCATGCCTTGGCGGCACGACCCTGCTTCTCGCCGGCTCCGCCAGCGAGGCGCGCGACTATGGAACGGCAGGGCAGGCCTTTCCGATCATCGAGCCTGACCTGCTCGCGACGATCGAGGCGCGGCTGCGCCGTGCCGAAGCGAGCGGCGAACTGGCGCGAACCAACGCGCTTTTCGCCAAGCGGGTCGAGGCCAAGGTGCGGCGGCCAGATCCCGTGGCCGGTATCTCGCCGGCCCAGGAGACGCGCAGCTGGGATTTCGATCCCTCGGTTCGCATCGACCATGATGTCCGCGACCAGAAGGGAAATATGATCGCAAAGGCGGGTCAGAAGGTGAACCCGCTCGATTTCGTCGGCATTCATCAGGATCTTGTCTTCGTCGATGGGGATAATGCCGAGCAGCTGGCTTGGGCTTGCGGCAAATATAGCGACATGAAGGCGAAGATCATCTTCGTGAAGGGATCGCCGATCGAGGCGATGTCGCAGCGCAAGCGGCGCTTCTATTTCGACCAGGAGGGCAAGCTCACTGGCCGCTTCGGCATCGAGCACACGCCCGCCGTCGTCAGCCAGGCGGGCCGCGTGATGCGGGTCACCGAACATGCGCTCAAGGGGAGGGCGGGCTGA
- a CDS encoding S26 family signal peptidase, which produces MSALLSDKGETPMVPAHPAPAWRPRKHLWAALGLLSVGTVVLGAIADWRDRHAFLINTSESLPNWAFLIDRGRLPGRGDYVFFDPPATALVHRHFGARPAMFGKLVYGLPGDVVSHSGNDVLIGGRMVARMKRASRLGELLTPGATGPVPAGCYFVGTPHKDGFDSRYADIGFVCARQIIGTGEPLL; this is translated from the coding sequence ATGTCGGCCCTGCTCAGTGACAAGGGCGAAACCCCGATGGTGCCGGCGCACCCCGCGCCGGCCTGGCGACCGCGCAAGCATCTCTGGGCGGCGCTGGGGCTCCTGTCGGTCGGCACAGTGGTTCTGGGCGCGATCGCGGATTGGCGCGATCGTCATGCCTTCCTCATCAACACGAGCGAGTCCCTGCCGAACTGGGCGTTCCTCATCGATCGGGGCCGACTGCCGGGCCGCGGTGACTATGTCTTCTTCGACCCGCCCGCGACCGCTCTCGTGCATCGCCATTTCGGAGCGCGGCCCGCTATGTTCGGCAAGCTGGTTTATGGTCTCCCCGGCGATGTCGTTTCCCATAGCGGGAACGACGTCCTGATCGGCGGGCGCATGGTGGCGCGCATGAAGCGAGCCTCGCGCCTGGGCGAGCTGTTGACGCCCGGCGCGACCGGGCCGGTCCCGGCGGGCTGCTATTTTGTCGGGACGCCGCACAAGGACGGGTTCGACAGCCGCTATGCCGACATCGGATTCGTCTGCGCGCGCCAGATTATCGGGACCGGGGAGCCGCTACTATGA
- a CDS encoding TrbI F-type domain-containing protein, with protein sequence MAEQAELDLPPVPAPSGKATRSRRRTLFAGLTRWQMLGGLLLLAALVWAMWVTRQVSARPDHIVSVKLSELVGEYVEAQRYSASPPERVKAEMQAFMASLDKELARRSAHGDVILVGEAVLSKNVDDITETVKKAVYASGVPIPKRITAEELQRLQQMSLQAAPEMPVPQDPRTAAPASAAQATAQPVPSVLPPAVGAQGATVSSFGAPDVGPAQ encoded by the coding sequence ATGGCTGAGCAGGCTGAACTCGATCTTCCTCCCGTCCCCGCGCCGTCTGGCAAAGCCACGCGCTCGCGCCGCCGGACCCTATTCGCAGGATTGACCCGCTGGCAGATGCTGGGCGGGCTCCTGCTGCTCGCGGCGCTCGTCTGGGCGATGTGGGTGACCCGGCAGGTGAGTGCCCGGCCCGATCATATCGTCTCGGTCAAGCTCTCCGAACTGGTCGGAGAATATGTCGAGGCGCAGCGCTACTCGGCATCGCCACCTGAGCGGGTCAAGGCCGAGATGCAGGCCTTCATGGCATCGCTCGACAAGGAGCTTGCGCGTCGCAGCGCCCATGGCGACGTCATCCTCGTCGGCGAGGCTGTGCTCAGCAAGAATGTCGATGACATTACGGAAACGGTGAAGAAGGCAGTCTACGCCTCGGGCGTGCCGATACCCAAGCGGATAACGGCCGAGGAGCTGCAGCGCCTGCAGCAAATGAGCCTGCAGGCCGCGCCCGAGATGCCCGTGCCGCAGGATCCGCGGACGGCCGCGCCGGCGAGCGCCGCACAAGCCACTGCCCAACCGGTTCCATCCGTCCTGCCCCCGGCCGTTGGTGCCCAGGGAGCCACCGTGTCGAGCTTTGGAGCGCCCGATGTCGGCCCTGCTCAGTGA
- the traC gene encoding type IV secretion system protein TraC — protein MAKGGFFDSMLSGLFGDAARPDDDRPALGVPMLAHWLPYRSYDPKTGIFYNSASRGFVIEAAPMVGADERTAEIITQFLSEGIPAPGCIQFHQWMSPRVGEALSKWYLPRYAARGVYERMAKHRVDFLSDGVWQSLSKDAPFCLRHHRVAISYSTPESSSVSDDDIVSVMEGLVSALASVGVTTRRMDPVALIAWIDDITSPTTAAGEDVVSYNPFDPIADQAIRRDIELRVEPDRMLLRTERFRPTGKVHEGAPEIGEIYPDVFDVRSFSVRNLPNRWAPWDMAKLVGDMFTDKLRMPCPVATNLCVEYPDTQASSNKASFKFMRTTSLADSKSARFLPQLRDQSQEWRFVNDEIRQGRKLVRVFFSVTSFSPKGRGDANERVLKSVYRAAGWDLLDDRYLQVMGLLCAMPMTMANGLSRDLERMKRMRTLLTTTAANLAPLQGEYLGGHVPHLLMVGRRGQPFFWSPFENAAGNHNVAVFGKSGSGKSVALQELCASLCGAGAKVVVIDDGRSFEHSAKLQGGAFVEFTMSSGFCLNPFSMIDEAQAAEDEDYLLDCMAMLKAIVNQMSRHIDRLNDTERGLIDGAVNTVWEAHGRRGSIDLVIEALDATGNALAHDLSIAMRPFSAAGTYGRFFQGEVSFELKAQLTVFELSDLSAREELRSVVLTAIMFMSQQVMRKVDRAIPKALLLDEAWQLLRGGAMADFIETYARTCRKYGASLVTATQSLNDYYKSAGSIAALENSDWFVILQQKPETIADFKKHDRFEMDDYTDALLRSLKRNGFEYSDIMIKGPETLAVGRLVLDPYSATLFSSSPQTFARIEALIGEGLSMDEAIERIAFPDNPEKWAANAESDPDVAIAAE, from the coding sequence ATGGCGAAAGGCGGCTTTTTCGACAGCATGCTCTCGGGGCTCTTCGGCGATGCGGCGCGTCCCGATGATGACCGGCCCGCGCTCGGCGTTCCCATGCTGGCGCACTGGCTGCCCTATCGCAGCTACGATCCCAAGACGGGGATCTTCTACAACAGCGCCTCGCGCGGTTTCGTGATCGAGGCCGCTCCAATGGTGGGCGCTGACGAGCGCACCGCGGAGATCATCACGCAGTTCCTGTCCGAAGGCATTCCCGCGCCGGGCTGCATCCAGTTCCATCAGTGGATGAGCCCGCGCGTGGGGGAGGCGCTGAGCAAATGGTATCTGCCGCGCTACGCCGCACGCGGCGTCTACGAACGGATGGCCAAGCACCGGGTCGATTTCCTCAGCGACGGCGTATGGCAGTCGCTCTCGAAGGACGCGCCCTTTTGCCTGCGCCATCACCGCGTGGCGATCTCCTATTCGACGCCCGAGAGTTCGTCGGTGTCCGATGACGACATCGTCTCGGTCATGGAGGGCCTCGTCTCCGCGCTGGCTTCGGTGGGGGTCACCACCCGGCGCATGGATCCGGTCGCGCTGATCGCCTGGATCGACGACATCACCTCACCGACCACGGCTGCCGGCGAGGACGTCGTCAGCTACAATCCCTTCGATCCCATCGCCGACCAGGCCATTCGCCGCGACATCGAGCTCCGGGTCGAACCCGACCGGATGCTGCTGCGCACCGAGCGGTTCCGACCGACCGGCAAGGTCCACGAAGGGGCCCCGGAGATCGGCGAAATCTATCCCGATGTCTTCGACGTGCGCTCCTTCTCGGTGCGCAACCTGCCCAATCGCTGGGCGCCCTGGGACATGGCGAAGCTGGTGGGCGACATGTTCACCGACAAGCTGCGCATGCCGTGCCCGGTCGCGACGAACCTGTGCGTTGAATATCCGGACACCCAAGCCTCGTCGAACAAGGCGAGTTTCAAGTTCATGCGGACGACGAGTCTCGCCGATTCCAAGTCCGCGCGTTTCCTGCCGCAACTGCGCGACCAGAGCCAGGAGTGGCGCTTCGTCAACGACGAGATCCGGCAGGGCCGCAAGCTCGTGCGGGTGTTCTTTTCGGTCACGTCCTTCTCGCCCAAGGGGCGCGGCGACGCCAACGAACGCGTTCTCAAATCTGTCTACCGAGCAGCGGGCTGGGACCTGCTCGACGACCGCTACCTGCAGGTGATGGGCCTGCTCTGCGCCATGCCCATGACGATGGCCAACGGCCTGTCGCGCGATCTCGAGCGGATGAAGCGCATGCGCACGCTGCTTACCACCACCGCCGCCAATCTCGCGCCGCTGCAGGGCGAATATCTGGGCGGCCATGTGCCGCATCTCCTGATGGTGGGACGGCGCGGCCAGCCTTTCTTCTGGTCACCCTTCGAAAACGCGGCGGGCAACCATAATGTCGCGGTCTTCGGCAAATCGGGTTCGGGCAAGTCGGTGGCCTTGCAGGAGCTGTGCGCCTCGCTGTGCGGCGCTGGCGCGAAGGTGGTCGTGATCGACGACGGCCGATCCTTCGAGCATTCGGCCAAATTGCAGGGCGGCGCCTTCGTCGAGTTCACCATGAGCTCTGGCTTCTGCCTCAATCCCTTCTCGATGATCGACGAGGCCCAGGCGGCGGAGGACGAGGACTATCTGCTCGACTGCATGGCGATGCTTAAGGCCATCGTGAACCAGATGTCGCGCCACATCGACCGTCTCAACGATACCGAGCGCGGCCTCATCGATGGCGCGGTCAACACGGTTTGGGAGGCGCACGGCCGAAGAGGATCGATCGACCTTGTGATCGAGGCGCTCGATGCAACCGGCAACGCGCTCGCGCACGATCTCAGTATTGCTATGCGCCCCTTCTCGGCGGCGGGCACCTACGGCCGGTTCTTCCAGGGGGAAGTCAGCTTCGAACTGAAGGCGCAGCTCACCGTCTTCGAGCTCTCGGATCTCTCGGCGCGCGAAGAACTGCGCAGCGTGGTCCTCACCGCCATCATGTTCATGTCGCAGCAGGTGATGCGCAAGGTCGATCGCGCAATCCCCAAGGCACTGCTGCTGGATGAAGCCTGGCAGCTGCTGCGCGGCGGGGCCATGGCCGACTTCATCGAGACCTATGCGCGCACCTGCCGCAAATATGGCGCCTCGCTCGTCACCGCCACGCAGTCGCTCAACGACTATTATAAGTCGGCGGGGTCAATCGCAGCGCTGGAGAACAGCGACTGGTTCGTCATTCTGCAGCAGAAGCCGGAAACGATAGCCGATTTCAAGAAGCATGATCGCTTCGAGATGGACGATTATACCGATGCGCTGCTGCGCTCCTTGAAGCGCAACGGCTTCGAATATTCGGACATCATGATCAAGGGACCCGAGACGCTGGCGGTTGGTCGCCTGGTTCTGGATCCCTATTCGGCCACATTGTTTTCCTCGAGCCCGCAGACCTTCGCCCGGATCGAGGCGCTGATCGGCGAGGGTCTCAGCATGGACGAGGCGATCGAGCGCATCGCCTTTCCCGACAATCCCGAGAAATGGGCGGCGAATGCGGAGAGTGATCCCGACGTCGCAATCGCTGCGGAGTAG
- a CDS encoding TraV family lipoprotein, with protein MKGRATRWHAGLALAVLPLMGGCASFGSNIAGSFSCPAPDGICAPSSSIDDRALALITAEAPDAVPSRAGPYRDPDMGAGKGARTAVASTRRMPVSIGEAGRTREKVLRIVFQPYIDERGRLHEASAVHAVVAQGEWQQQAIADASGLSSRNERAAAYAGETLADAVDRTETERFSPAEGLPDPAAVAAARARATADPVASIKSAVAARLSPRPDARARRKVAATPPQPVSAAAPSAEPTAPPAAAAAPPTRAVPSAPQAAAVPGAPAKTTAGAEAAARVKADSRYQAVASQAQDGARAAATGAQAPDLRPVLKPTVNSAAFPGAVAEEN; from the coding sequence GTGAAGGGCCGCGCCACTCGCTGGCATGCTGGCCTGGCGCTCGCCGTCCTGCCACTCATGGGGGGCTGCGCATCGTTCGGCAGCAATATCGCGGGGAGTTTTTCCTGCCCTGCGCCGGACGGAATTTGCGCGCCGTCGTCATCGATCGACGACCGGGCACTGGCCCTCATCACGGCTGAAGCGCCGGACGCCGTGCCGTCACGGGCGGGACCCTATCGCGATCCCGACATGGGAGCGGGAAAAGGCGCCCGGACGGCGGTGGCAAGCACGCGGCGCATGCCTGTGTCGATCGGAGAGGCGGGCCGCACGCGTGAGAAAGTGCTGCGGATCGTCTTCCAGCCTTATATCGACGAGCGCGGCCGGCTGCACGAGGCGAGTGCCGTCCATGCCGTGGTTGCGCAGGGCGAGTGGCAGCAGCAGGCTATCGCGGACGCGTCTGGCCTGTCCTCCCGCAATGAGCGCGCCGCGGCCTATGCGGGCGAGACGCTCGCCGACGCGGTCGATCGGACTGAGACGGAGCGCTTCTCCCCCGCCGAAGGCCTGCCTGACCCGGCGGCTGTCGCTGCCGCGCGGGCGCGTGCGACGGCAGATCCGGTTGCCAGCATCAAGAGCGCTGTCGCGGCCCGGCTTTCGCCAAGGCCCGATGCGCGGGCGCGGCGCAAGGTCGCAGCGACGCCCCCGCAACCCGTCAGCGCTGCGGCCCCGTCCGCCGAACCGACTGCTCCTCCCGCGGCAGCGGCTGCACCGCCGACACGCGCGGTCCCGTCCGCTCCGCAGGCTGCGGCAGTCCCTGGCGCTCCCGCCAAGACGACCGCCGGCGCGGAAGCGGCGGCGCGGGTGAAAGCCGATAGCCGGTACCAGGCGGTGGCGTCGCAGGCACAGGATGGTGCGCGGGCAGCGGCCACGGGCGCGCAGGCGCCCGACTTGCGGCCGGTGCTCAAGCCCACGGTGAATTCGGCCGCATTCCCCGGCGCCGTCGCGGAGGAGAACTGA
- a CDS encoding DsbC family protein, giving the protein MSVTDRLRAAVARTPWSYGLIALPVVGLGAAAIAAAAAAVPTEDSQVAGLLKARLPKTEISAVNCAKVAGLCEVTAGANLFYVDRGARYLVIGRVYDMETRQDVTAARLLEMNPDMLVGGAAKANATAALGGEADVSPVAPTAGARRVSVPVRPATLSLAGLPRDGAIVWGNKASSQSVTVFTDFRCGYCRALTSVLRSMDVKVIERPISVLGSRDLADRVYCARNREEALHAAYSGAPFESEGKCDTRGLDANEQFARSHGLSGTPVIVRSDGAMLEGYRPKDVLEAWLKGAKS; this is encoded by the coding sequence ATGTCCGTAACTGATCGCCTTCGCGCCGCTGTTGCGCGTACGCCCTGGAGCTATGGCCTCATCGCCCTGCCGGTGGTGGGACTGGGCGCCGCCGCCATCGCTGCCGCTGCCGCTGCCGTTCCGACCGAAGACAGCCAGGTCGCGGGCCTGCTCAAGGCCCGGCTGCCCAAGACCGAGATCAGCGCGGTTAACTGCGCCAAGGTCGCAGGGCTGTGCGAAGTGACAGCCGGCGCCAACCTCTTCTATGTCGATCGCGGCGCCCGCTATCTGGTCATCGGCCGGGTATACGACATGGAAACGCGGCAGGACGTGACCGCCGCACGCCTCCTGGAGATGAACCCCGACATGCTGGTCGGCGGCGCCGCCAAGGCCAATGCGACGGCCGCGCTCGGCGGCGAGGCGGACGTTTCTCCCGTCGCACCCACCGCCGGCGCGCGCCGTGTCTCCGTGCCGGTGCGGCCGGCCACGCTGTCGCTCGCGGGGCTGCCCCGCGACGGAGCGATCGTCTGGGGCAACAAGGCATCGAGCCAGTCGGTCACGGTCTTTACCGATTTTCGCTGCGGCTACTGCCGCGCGCTTACTAGCGTGCTGCGCAGCATGGACGTCAAGGTCATCGAACGGCCCATTTCGGTCCTGGGCAGCCGGGATCTGGCCGACCGCGTCTATTGCGCCAGGAACCGGGAAGAGGCGCTCCACGCCGCCTATTCCGGCGCGCCGTTCGAAAGCGAGGGCAAATGCGACACGCGTGGCCTCGACGCCAACGAGCAGTTCGCCCGCAGCCATGGCCTGAGCGGGACCCCGGTCATCGTCCGTAGCGATGGCGCCATGCTTGAGGGCTACCGGCCCAAGGACGTGCTGGAAGCATGGCTGAAGGGAGCCAAGTCGTGA
- a CDS encoding TraB/VirB10 family protein: MALADIFSRTRRTLDGPDEETETVSPVTGEIGRNEATRKKQRLLLAGVAGAGLVLSSFWIFGGNDKDAAEDDDGEKVEVSTKDLVNRNLSQQEWMGMSENQFQSMENQLKSVNAQQNRVDALAAQVEALKGQNQALQADGQRVFSAYQAENERLKREAAQQRAAPPPQPGPAALYGPGGTQAYRRPDGTPGAAGPAGAPMGGAEVKMVNFQTTETGNASRVAKGNTVYTDSVNYLPPNSFASAKVIVGVDASAGVNSQSDPLPVVLRVTGPARSVFQNGRLLTTKIEGCLINGAARGDLSAEKVYVKLQKMTCPQPGGRYAVSEVKGFIAFGGKTGVRGRVVSREGGLVTQAFIAGLFGGFGRGFSANANSVFQGTNITTNGKRDKLSAGEILEGGFGEGVAQTGDMVSKYLIERAEQYQPVIEMPTGIDVEIVFLEGVYVRN, translated from the coding sequence ATGGCACTCGCGGATATCTTCTCGCGCACCCGTCGCACCCTGGACGGTCCCGATGAAGAAACAGAAACTGTTTCACCGGTAACCGGCGAAATCGGCAGAAACGAGGCGACCCGCAAGAAGCAGCGGTTGCTGCTCGCGGGCGTTGCCGGCGCGGGGCTGGTGCTCTCGTCCTTCTGGATCTTCGGGGGCAACGACAAGGACGCGGCCGAAGACGACGACGGCGAAAAGGTCGAGGTGTCGACCAAGGATCTCGTGAACCGCAACCTCTCCCAACAGGAGTGGATGGGGATGTCCGAGAACCAGTTCCAGTCGATGGAAAACCAGCTGAAGTCGGTGAATGCGCAGCAAAACCGCGTCGACGCGCTGGCAGCCCAGGTCGAGGCGCTGAAGGGGCAGAACCAGGCCCTTCAGGCCGATGGCCAGCGGGTCTTCTCCGCCTACCAGGCCGAGAACGAACGACTCAAGCGCGAGGCGGCCCAGCAGCGGGCGGCACCGCCGCCCCAACCAGGTCCAGCCGCGCTTTACGGTCCGGGCGGGACCCAGGCCTATCGGCGGCCCGATGGCACGCCGGGGGCGGCCGGGCCCGCCGGCGCGCCGATGGGCGGCGCGGAGGTCAAGATGGTGAACTTCCAGACCACCGAGACCGGCAATGCCTCGCGCGTCGCCAAGGGCAACACGGTCTATACCGACAGCGTCAATTACCTGCCGCCCAACAGCTTCGCATCCGCCAAGGTGATCGTCGGCGTCGATGCCAGTGCCGGCGTCAACAGCCAGTCCGACCCGCTTCCGGTCGTGCTGCGCGTGACAGGCCCTGCACGCAGCGTCTTCCAGAACGGGCGCCTGCTCACCACGAAGATCGAGGGCTGCCTCATCAACGGAGCGGCGCGCGGCGACCTTTCGGCCGAGAAAGTCTACGTCAAACTGCAGAAGATGACCTGTCCGCAGCCCGGCGGCCGCTACGCGGTCTCGGAGGTCAAGGGCTTCATCGCCTTCGGCGGCAAGACCGGGGTGCGCGGCCGGGTGGTCTCGCGCGAAGGCGGGCTGGTGACGCAGGCCTTCATCGCCGGCCTCTTCGGGGGCTTTGGCCGCGGCTTCTCCGCAAACGCCAATTCGGTGTTCCAGGGCACCAACATCACCACAAACGGCAAGCGCGACAAACTCTCGGCGGGCGAGATCCTGGAGGGTGGCTTCGGGGAAGGCGTCGCCCAGACCGGCGACATGGTCTCGAAATATCTGATCGAGCGCGCCGAACAATATCAGCCGGTGATCGAGATGCCGACTGGCATCGATGTCGAAATCGTCTTTCTGGAGGGTGTCTATGTCCGTAACTGA
- a CDS encoding type-F conjugative transfer system secretin TraK, producing MMSAIAIGSTAAGAALCSRYYCHASRFIGAGLVAAGLLLIAEPAWADQTIMASDSSQVDCQASAKDLTRISLVEDEFASVSKISTGNPTDDFSVVNEPVRGDIYLSVPEGFGRSALSFFGTTKRGYVYKFVCRIGGEQAAQVFISNPAIAKDRSGEAVAATIKAGPQDAAVELVQAMYSNSIVDGYEMRQRTLRPVFVGGLKVQMIAEYRGQELTGKVLRIENMSNAPIALNEGAVAPRSALAVSIAEPMLAPGKVTTAYLVSQIGR from the coding sequence ATGATGAGTGCTATCGCCATCGGCAGCACGGCTGCCGGCGCCGCCTTGTGCTCCCGATATTATTGCCACGCCAGCCGTTTCATCGGCGCGGGACTGGTCGCGGCCGGCCTGCTTCTGATCGCCGAGCCCGCCTGGGCGGACCAGACCATCATGGCGTCGGACAGCAGCCAGGTCGACTGCCAGGCGTCGGCCAAGGACCTGACCCGCATCAGCCTCGTCGAGGACGAGTTCGCCAGTGTCTCGAAGATCTCCACCGGCAATCCGACGGACGATTTCAGCGTCGTCAACGAACCGGTGCGCGGCGACATCTACCTGTCGGTACCCGAGGGTTTCGGGCGGTCCGCGCTCTCCTTCTTCGGCACGACCAAGCGCGGCTATGTCTACAAGTTCGTTTGCCGCATTGGCGGCGAGCAGGCCGCGCAGGTCTTCATTTCCAATCCGGCGATCGCGAAAGATCGCTCGGGTGAGGCGGTCGCCGCCACAATCAAGGCCGGCCCCCAGGACGCAGCCGTCGAACTCGTACAGGCGATGTATTCCAACAGCATCGTCGATGGCTACGAGATGCGGCAGCGCACTTTGCGCCCGGTCTTCGTCGGCGGGCTCAAGGTCCAGATGATCGCGGAATATCGGGGGCAGGAGCTCACCGGCAAGGTTCTGCGCATCGAGAATATGAGCAACGCGCCGATCGCGCTGAACGAAGGCGCGGTCGCGCCGCGCAGCGCGCTCGCCGTCTCCATCGCCGAGCCGATGCTCGCGCCCGGCAAGGTCACCACGGCCTATCTCGTCTCGCAGATCGGGAGGTAG
- a CDS encoding type IV conjugative transfer system protein TraE yields the protein MEIANSHAQSQRVLKQRNLLVAIAGVLAAITAILFLMVATRDREIVLQPILRSPLTVSSAGVSREYLEMVTRDAAVLTLDRSPSNLEYWMKSVLDITAPSAQGRLKADLLKIVNEQRGSSIAQFFAIQSMKLDPDNLTSDVTGDLHTIVGSKVISKDRRTFRFKWKYSGVSLQLVGFGMVSKAEEGDQ from the coding sequence ATGGAGATCGCCAACAGCCACGCGCAAAGCCAGCGCGTTCTCAAGCAGCGCAACCTCCTCGTCGCCATCGCCGGCGTGCTCGCAGCGATTACCGCCATCCTCTTCCTGATGGTAGCGACCCGCGATCGGGAGATCGTCCTGCAGCCGATCCTGCGGTCGCCGCTCACAGTCAGCAGCGCCGGGGTCAGCCGCGAGTATCTGGAGATGGTCACGCGCGACGCCGCGGTGCTGACCCTCGATCGATCGCCGAGCAACCTGGAATACTGGATGAAGTCGGTTCTCGATATCACGGCGCCAAGCGCACAGGGGCGGCTCAAGGCGGACCTTCTCAAGATCGTCAACGAGCAGCGCGGATCCTCGATCGCGCAGTTCTTCGCGATCCAGTCGATGAAGCTCGATCCGGACAATCTGACCTCGGACGTGACGGGCGACCTGCACACGATCGTAGGGAGCAAGGTCATCTCCAAGGACCGCCGGACCTTCCGCTTCAAATGGAAATATTCGGGCGTCTCGCTGCAGCTCGTCGGCTTCGGGATGGTGTCCAAAGCCGAGGAAGGAGATCAATGA
- the traL gene encoding type IV conjugative transfer system protein TraL, producing MSADKYVIPTHLDDPELIGLWTLDEFLAMVIPFTWGILSQHILIGILLAGAGWWGLKRAKAGRAASWLLHMAYWHLPAGFTGMKATPPSYLRLMAG from the coding sequence ATGTCTGCGGACAAATATGTCATTCCAACTCATCTGGATGATCCAGAACTGATCGGGCTGTGGACCCTGGATGAGTTCCTCGCGATGGTGATTCCGTTCACCTGGGGGATCCTGTCTCAGCATATCCTTATCGGCATTTTGCTCGCTGGAGCAGGCTGGTGGGGCTTGAAGCGCGCTAAGGCGGGACGGGCGGCATCCTGGCTGCTGCACATGGCCTATTGGCACCTTCCGGCCGGGTTCACCGGCATGAAGGCGACACCGCCCTCCTACCTTCGACTGATGGCCGGCTGA